The genomic window CCCGCGGCGGCCAGCGCCTGGATGGCCGACTCGCGGCCCGAGCCCGGGCCCTGCACCCGCACGTGCACCCGCTTCATCCCCAGCGCCAGCGCCTCCTTGGCGGCCTGCTCGGCGGCCACGGTGGCGGCGAACGGGGTGCTCTTCTTGGAGCCCTTGAACCCGGCCTTGCCGGCGCTCCCCCACACGACGGAGTTGCCCGCCATGTCGGAGATGGTGACGATGGTGTTGTTGAAGGTCGCCTTGATGTGCGCGACCCCCTCGCTGTCCACGTGGCGCCGGGTCTTCGGGCGCCCCGCGGCCTTCGGCTTCGCCATTGACGTTCTTCCTCTTGCCAGGTGCGCGGCCTACCGCGCGTCAGGATACCGCTCCCGCCGGCGGTGTCCGGCGGGTGATCATCGGGGCGCGGACGAACGCGCCCCGACCAGGGTGGGCCGGGAGCTACTTCTTGCCCGGCTTCTTCTTGCCGGCGATGGCGCGGCGCGGGCCCTTCTTGGTGCGGGCGTTGGTGTGCGTCCGCTGGCCGCGCACGGGCAGGCCGCGGCGGTGCCGCAGGCCCCGGTACGAGCCGATGTCCATCAGCCGCTTGATGTTGCGCGCGATCTCGGCGCGCAGCACGCCCTCCACGCGGAGGTTCGCGTCGATGATGCGGCGCAGCTTGTTGATGTCCTCGTCGGACAGCTTGTTCACGCGCTCGTCGGGGTTGACCCCCGCCTCCTCCAGGATCTTGCGGGCGGTCGGCCGCCCGATCCCGAAGATGTACGTCAGGCCGATCTCGACGCGCTTGTCGCGGGGGAGATCGACGCCGGCAATGCGGGCCATGTGGGTTGCTCCTCAGCCTGTTTACGTGCGCCGATCAGCCCTGGCGCTGCTTGTGGCGCGGGTTCTTCTTGCAGATGATCCGGATCACGCCGTTGCGGCGGACCACCTTGCAGTGCTCGCAGATCGGCTTCACGCTCGCGCGGACCTTCATCGTCGCCTCTCTCGTTCCGTGGAAAACGAAGCCTGGAAAATTAACCGGAGCGACGCTTTTCCGCAACCCCGCGGGGCGCGGACACTTGCGTTCCTCCCTCGTCACGCCCCGATCCGGAAAACCCCAGACCTCACACGGAGTCAACGGAGTGAACGGAGTTTTTCTCTCTGTTGACTCCGTTGACTCCGTGTGAGACTCAATCGGTCGTGAGGGCGCGCACGACCTCAGACGCCCGGCCCGGCGGCCGCGGCCGGGGCGGCGGGGTAGGGCGACTCGACCGCGGGGTCGACGGTGAGGATGCGCGGGCCCTGCGGCGTCACGGCCACGGTGTGCT from Longimicrobium sp. includes these protein-coding regions:
- the rpsK gene encoding 30S ribosomal protein S11, with product MAKPKAAGRPKTRRHVDSEGVAHIKATFNNTIVTISDMAGNSVVWGSAGKAGFKGSKKSTPFAATVAAEQAAKEALALGMKRVHVRVQGPGSGRESAIQALAAAG
- the rpsM gene encoding 30S ribosomal protein S13; this encodes MARIAGVDLPRDKRVEIGLTYIFGIGRPTARKILEEAGVNPDERVNKLSDEDINKLRRIIDANLRVEGVLRAEIARNIKRLMDIGSYRGLRHRRGLPVRGQRTHTNARTKKGPRRAIAGKKKPGKK
- the rpmJ gene encoding 50S ribosomal protein L36 is translated as MKVRASVKPICEHCKVVRRNGVIRIICKKNPRHKQRQG